The Pseudomonas alkylphenolica genomic sequence CCATCCTCAACCAGGTGCTGGCCCTGGCCTGGCGCCAGACCGTGGCGCGCCATGGACAGCCCAAACGCAGCGACGGCAGCCTGTGTGACCCCGGTTTCATCATTATTGGCTACGGCAAGGTCGGTGGTATCGAGTTTGGCCATGGTTCGGACCTTGACCTGGTGTTCATCCATGATGGCGACCCCCAGGCTGAAACCGATGGCGCCAAACCGATCGACAGTGCCCAGTTCTTTACCCGCCTGGGCCAGCGGATCATCCACCTGCTGGCCACCCAGACCAACTCCGGGCAGCTCTACGACGTGGACATGCGCCTGCGTCCTTCCGGCGCTTCCGGCCTGCTGGTCAGTTCGCTGGGTGCCTTCGAGCGCTATCAGCAGAACGAGGCCTGGACCTGGGAACACCAGGCGCTGGTGCGGGCGCGGGTGCTGGCAGGTTGTGCGCAGCTGGGCAGCGCGTTCGAGACGGTGCGCGCGCAGATTCTGGGCCAGGCCCGCGACCTGCCCAAGCTGCAGGCCGAAGTCAGCGACATGCGCGCCAAGATGCGCGACAACCTGGGGACCAAGGTCAGCGCCGCCGGTACCGGTGCCAACGCGTTCGAGGCCGGCGTGCCCTTCGATATCAAGCAGGATGCCGGTGGTATCGTCGATATCGAATTTATGGTGCAATACGCCGCTTTGGCCTGGTCTCACGACCATCCGGAACTGCTGCGCTGGACCGACAACATCCGCATCCTCGAAGAGCTCGAGCAGGCCGGACTGATGCCTGCCAGCGACGCCATACTGCTGCGTGAGGTGTACAAAGCGTTCCGCTCGGCGGCGCACCGCCAGGCCCTGCAGAAGCAGGCCGGGGTGATCGATGCCTCGCAGTTTGTCCAGGAGCGCCGGGAAGTACGGCGTATCTGGGCTGAGCTGGGGCTGGCATGAGCGGTTGAACCAGGCGAATCAGGCGGCAGGAAGCCTGCCAAGACCACACTACAGCCCGAGTGGCGTACACTGGTCCACATATAGCCTGAATATAAAGAGGGGAGGCCAGGCTGTTCGCGGACAGGCTGCAGCCTCCCTGATCGTTTCTGGATAAAGCATGAGAATTTTGATCATTGGCCCCAGCTGGGTGGGCGACATGGTAATGGCGCAAACCTTGTTCCATTGCCTGAAGCAGCAACATCCGGCGTGTGTGATCGACGTGCTGGCCCCCGAGTGGAGCCGGCCGATCCTCGAACGCATGCCTGAAGTGCGCCAGGCCTTGAGCTTTCCGCTCGGCCACGGCGCACTGGAACTGGCGACCCGGCGGCGCATCGGCAAGTCCCTGGCCGGTCAGTACGACCAGGCGATCCTGCTGCCCAACTCGCTGAAGTCGGCGTTGGTGCCGTTCTTTGCCGGTATCCCCAAGCGTACCGGCTGGCGCGGCGAGCTGCGTTTCGGCCTGCTCAACGATGTGCGCAAGCTGGACAAGGCGCGTTATCCGCTGATGATCGAGCGCTTCATGGCCCTGGCCTACCCGGCGGGTACCGAGCTGCCCAAGCCGTACCCGCGCCCGAGCCTGCAGATCGAGGCTGCCAGCCGCGATGCCGCCCTGGCCAAGTTCGGCCTGAGCCTGGACCGTCCGGTACTGGCCTTGTGTCCGGGCGCCGAGTTCGGCGAAGCCAAGCGCTGGCCGTCGGAGCATTACGCCAAAGTGGCCGAGACCAAGATCCGCGAAGGCTGGCAGGTCTGGCTGTTCGGTTCGAAGAACGATCACGCCGTGGGCGAGTCGATTCGCGACCGGCTGATTCCTGGCCTGCGTGAGGAAGCCAGCAATCTCAGTGGCGAAACTTCGCTGGCCGAAGCCATCGACCTGCTGTCGTGCAGCGATGCGGTGGTGTCCAACGATTCCGGGCTGATGCATGTCGCCGCTGCCCTCAACCGGCCGCTGGTGGCTGTTTACGGCTCGACCTCGCCGGGCTTCACTCCGCCGTTGGCCGATCAGGTCGAAGTGGTGCGCCTGGGCCTGGAATGCAGCCCCTGCTTCGACCGTACCTGCCGTTTCGGCCATTACAACTGCTTGCGTCAGCTCGAGCCCGAGGCAGTGGTGGCTGCGTTGCAGCGCCTCAATGGTCCGGGCCTGATCGATGTTCTGGCCGAGGTCGACTAAGTGCGGGTATTGCTGATCAAGACCTCTTCCCTGGGCGACGTGATTCACGCACTGCCGGCACTCACCGACGCGGCCCGGGCGATTCCCGGTATTCGCTTCGATTGGGTGGTCGAGGAAGGCTTTGCCGAGATCCCCAGCTGGCACCCGGCGGTGGACAAGGTGATTCCGGTGGCGATCCGCCGCTGGCGCAAGAACCTCTGGCAGACCTTCAAGAATGGCGAATGGCGCCAGTTCAAGCAGCGTTTGCACGAGACCAAGTATGACCTGGTGATCGATGCCCAGGGCCTGGTCAAATCCGCGTGGCTGACCCGCTACGTCAAGGCTCCGGTGGCCGGGCTCGATCGCTATTCGGCGCGCGAAGGCTTGGCCAGCCGCTTCTATGACCGGCGTTTTTCGGTGCAGC encodes the following:
- the waaF gene encoding lipopolysaccharide heptosyltransferase II codes for the protein MRILIIGPSWVGDMVMAQTLFHCLKQQHPACVIDVLAPEWSRPILERMPEVRQALSFPLGHGALELATRRRIGKSLAGQYDQAILLPNSLKSALVPFFAGIPKRTGWRGELRFGLLNDVRKLDKARYPLMIERFMALAYPAGTELPKPYPRPSLQIEAASRDAALAKFGLSLDRPVLALCPGAEFGEAKRWPSEHYAKVAETKIREGWQVWLFGSKNDHAVGESIRDRLIPGLREEASNLSGETSLAEAIDLLSCSDAVVSNDSGLMHVAAALNRPLVAVYGSTSPGFTPPLADQVEVVRLGLECSPCFDRTCRFGHYNCLRQLEPEAVVAALQRLNGPGLIDVLAEVD